The following coding sequences lie in one Hyalangium ruber genomic window:
- a CDS encoding ATP-binding protein: MTTKTRKGNKSDPLSDLPRWAQKLAQKYYTKTVSTFLLYGAVRDLQPITVEDGTRGYGTLKTFLAEELFGGRDHVIFYDRSSGIRASAPETQKDLQRAMTGYDALYGTDYAKSLPRDPGRALQILENFLRLRLSEGKSMALVIDFAETLVPGGEMSHLSAEDRFVVATLDKWAHDPQFLSNDISVVLLAENLADISPRIARNPYVAPIELPLPTEEERLDYVRFKLEGKRLQSVSDVSLAALAKMTAGLSRINLDRVLTEALERDVRITTELLKEKKKELIQAECHGLLEFIEPVHNLDAVAGHAKAKEMLRHAANALKKGHNEVMPMGYLISGPVGTGKTFMVTSFAGEIGIPAVKFLNFRSQWQGVTESNLERIFTLLKALWPVAVMVDEADTFLGNRDSGGDSGTSSRVFGTIASFMGNTQYRGKIVWFLMTARPDLLPIDLKRQGRAEEHLALFYPQTDEERNHLFKVMQKKTGVEVDVPSFAELMPDASRNFSGADIEAVMVRSKFRALADGRDKVTVEDLKAVLADFLPPSYPLEIELQNLVAVQECTSKELLPQQFRDMDRDAITRRVRELKMLLEEQ, from the coding sequence CCCGGGGCTACGGGACGCTGAAGACGTTCCTGGCCGAGGAGCTGTTCGGCGGGCGGGACCACGTCATCTTCTACGACCGGTCCTCGGGCATCCGCGCCTCGGCGCCGGAGACGCAGAAGGACCTGCAGCGGGCGATGACGGGCTACGACGCGCTCTACGGCACGGACTACGCCAAGAGCCTGCCGAGGGACCCAGGTCGGGCGCTCCAGATTCTGGAGAACTTCCTGCGGCTGCGGCTGAGCGAGGGCAAGTCGATGGCGCTGGTCATCGACTTCGCGGAGACGCTGGTGCCGGGCGGAGAGATGAGCCACCTGTCGGCGGAGGACCGCTTCGTGGTGGCCACGCTGGACAAGTGGGCGCACGACCCGCAGTTCCTGTCGAACGACATCTCCGTGGTGCTGCTGGCGGAGAACCTGGCGGACATCTCGCCGCGCATCGCGCGTAACCCGTACGTGGCGCCCATCGAGCTGCCGCTGCCGACCGAGGAAGAGCGGTTGGACTACGTGCGCTTCAAGCTGGAGGGCAAGCGGCTGCAGTCGGTGTCGGACGTGTCGCTGGCGGCGCTGGCGAAGATGACGGCGGGCCTGTCGCGCATCAACCTGGACCGGGTGCTGACCGAGGCGCTCGAGCGCGACGTGCGGATTACGACGGAGCTGCTCAAGGAGAAGAAGAAGGAGCTCATCCAGGCGGAGTGCCACGGCTTGTTGGAGTTCATCGAGCCGGTCCACAACCTGGACGCGGTGGCGGGGCACGCGAAGGCGAAGGAGATGCTGCGGCACGCGGCCAACGCGCTGAAGAAAGGCCACAACGAGGTGATGCCGATGGGCTACCTCATCAGTGGGCCGGTGGGCACGGGCAAGACGTTCATGGTGACGAGCTTCGCCGGAGAGATTGGGATTCCGGCGGTGAAGTTCCTGAACTTCCGCAGCCAGTGGCAGGGCGTGACGGAGTCGAACCTGGAGCGCATCTTCACGCTGCTCAAGGCGCTGTGGCCGGTGGCGGTGATGGTGGACGAGGCGGACACGTTCCTGGGGAACCGGGACTCGGGAGGCGACTCGGGGACGAGCAGCCGCGTGTTCGGCACGATTGCCTCCTTCATGGGCAACACGCAGTACCGCGGGAAGATCGTCTGGTTCCTGATGACGGCGCGGCCGGACCTGCTGCCCATCGACCTGAAGCGGCAGGGACGTGCGGAGGAGCACCTGGCGCTCTTCTATCCGCAGACGGACGAGGAGCGGAACCACCTCTTCAAGGTGATGCAGAAGAAGACGGGCGTGGAGGTGGACGTGCCGTCGTTCGCGGAGCTGATGCCGGATGCTTCGCGCAACTTCAGCGGCGCGGACATCGAAGCGGTGATGGTGCGCTCGAAGTTCCGCGCACTGGCGGACGGGCGCGACAAGGTGACGGTGGAGGACCTGAAGGCGGTGCTCGCCGACTTCCTGCCGCCGAGCTACCCGCTGGAGATTGAACTGCAGAACCTGGTGGCGGTGCAGGAATGCACGAGCAAGGAACTGCTGCCGCAGCAGTTCCGGGACATGGACCGCGACGCCATCACCCGGCGGGTGCGCGAGCTGAAGATGCTGCTCGAGGAGCAGTGA
- a CDS encoding DNA-processing protein DprA, with the protein MMAPHDLLSPDTQVTLLLCGHFPGNKDESNRPLALIEYNRLAKELLARSLRPADLLSNVPEGLSPDFIAQERLNRLLRRGAALALATERWSQSGIGVLGRSDSAYPVRLRTILKSLAPPILFFAGNTELLGRDAVCVVGSRDATPSGLRFARTLGAACAEEGLAVVSGDARGVDREAMSGALEAGGRVVGVLSDGLGKAILSKRNRQELMKGTLALVSPFSPEAPFTVAHAMDRNKYLYALSLAAVVVDSDTKGGTWSGAVENHKHGWVPASVRVGNNVREGNHKLADLGLSPLTEEELAQRNSLRTLLTRKATKRTASTTKIEPSNLLLFGTLAPSSTEADRSEHDLPSPLEPPLEKPPEEITSEPQSATGHAWSRSADDLFEFFLAQLTPFIETEPRSEQQVAEYFAIECVQARRWLEKACEQHRLARKGSPPQYALERLPH; encoded by the coding sequence ATGATGGCACCACACGACTTACTTTCACCTGACACGCAAGTGACACTCCTGCTCTGTGGGCACTTCCCTGGCAATAAAGATGAGTCCAACCGGCCGCTCGCGCTGATTGAATACAATCGGCTCGCAAAGGAATTGCTCGCCCGCAGCCTGCGTCCAGCAGATCTCCTGTCGAACGTTCCCGAAGGACTGTCCCCTGACTTCATAGCGCAGGAGCGACTCAATCGCCTTCTTCGCCGAGGCGCAGCTTTGGCGCTGGCAACAGAACGCTGGAGCCAGTCAGGTATCGGTGTGCTCGGCCGCAGCGATTCTGCCTATCCAGTACGGCTACGCACCATCCTTAAAAGCTTGGCCCCTCCTATCCTATTTTTCGCTGGGAATACCGAACTCTTAGGTAGGGACGCTGTTTGCGTGGTTGGTTCCAGAGATGCGACACCATCGGGCCTTAGGTTCGCGCGTACGCTCGGAGCAGCCTGCGCGGAGGAAGGGCTTGCAGTCGTATCTGGGGACGCTCGCGGTGTCGATAGAGAAGCAATGTCTGGAGCGCTCGAAGCAGGGGGAAGAGTTGTTGGCGTCTTATCAGATGGCCTCGGCAAAGCGATCCTCTCTAAGAGGAACCGACAGGAACTCATGAAAGGTACGCTTGCTTTGGTCTCGCCGTTCAGCCCCGAGGCTCCGTTCACCGTTGCGCACGCGATGGATCGCAACAAATACCTATATGCCTTGTCGCTGGCAGCCGTAGTGGTTGATTCGGATACCAAGGGGGGAACATGGTCAGGTGCGGTCGAGAATCACAAGCATGGATGGGTTCCTGCCTCCGTCCGAGTCGGGAATAACGTCCGCGAAGGCAATCATAAATTGGCGGACCTCGGACTCTCCCCGCTGACGGAGGAGGAATTGGCTCAGCGAAATTCGCTCCGCACTCTTCTTACTCGCAAAGCTACCAAGCGCACGGCTTCCACAACAAAGATTGAGCCATCCAACCTGCTACTCTTCGGTACGCTAGCCCCAAGTTCCACCGAAGCCGACCGGTCCGAGCATGATCTTCCGTCTCCACTGGAGCCTCCCCTTGAGAAGCCCCCTGAGGAGATTACGTCCGAGCCCCAATCAGCCACAGGCCACGCGTGGAGTAGATCTGCGGACGATCTATTCGAGTTCTTTCTCGCACAACTCACGCCGTTTATAGAGACAGAACCCCGCTCTGAGCAGCAAGTCGCGGAGTACTTCGCCATTGAATGCGTGCAGGCGCGCAGATGGCTTGAGAAAGCATGCGAGCAGCACCGCCTCGCGAGGAAGGGAAGTCCACCACAATACGCGCTGGAACGATTGCCTCACTGA